The Cucurbita pepo subsp. pepo cultivar mu-cu-16 chromosome LG15, ASM280686v2, whole genome shotgun sequence genome contains the following window.
TTAAAAGGAGGAggatgaataaaatattttaaaaataaattaagaaaaggaaataaaagaaacaacgGAATTTGGAAACCCatagatttatatatttatttcacaaaGTTTTGATTCAAATTCCGCGCAGAAGCTTTCCAGATCTCTTCAATGGAACATCAAATCTCTCGATACGAAAGCCTGGTGGTGGAAGTACTTACAGATCTTCCGACGCCGTCACGAATTCCAAAACATCCGTCGCGAATCGAACACATCGGCCTAATCTTCACCCTACGTCGCCGTCGCAGCCACTTCGAGGTATCGGAGAACGGCGAACGACGACTAATCCAGCAGCgagaaaccctaaaaattCCACTCTGCGACAATCAATTCCGCGCCGAAATCTTCAATCGAGACGACGATTCTCTGTTCCACAGCCTCTCTTGCAGTTTCCAGAACTTCAAACCAGAAATCGACGCGGAACCGGTAGCCGATGCCCTAATTGAGCGTTGGATTGAAATTAGGGACGAAGCGAATTCGAGAAGCTCGGACAGAGTGTTTCCGATGACGGTGAATTTGACGATATGGCACATTGTGGCTAGGTATGAAATCGGCGTCGGTAGCGGTGGAGACGGCTGCGGAATGGTGCCGGCTTGCGGCGGCGCGGTTGCGAAGATGTTGAGGAGATTGAAGAGGGAAGATGAAGTGGATGGAATTTGTGTGATCTGTTTGGAtgaattgaagaacaagaagaagaagaatggaagATTTACTTTACAAATGCCTTGTTTACATGTGTTTCATGGGAATTGCATTGAAGATTGGTTGAAGAATAGCCATTATTGTCCCATTTGTAGATTTGAAGTGCCAATCCAATAGAATTCCCCATGGTTTTAGGTTTAGTTTGATCAttattagggtttcaatttgcCAGCGATCTCGCTTTTAGTTCGCTTTTGGTTCGCATTTGGTTCATAGGTTTTTCTTATACTCAATTGGTTGAACTAAATCTGTATAAGTCTCGTCACTCCCATCTCAtctccctctccaatcgactaTCATTTAATATCATGACAAGTATAGTGGTAATCACTTATATATTATCACGAGAAACTATCACAGATGAGACTCGACTTGATTGACTAAACGTCAATTCAGATCAGTTAGAGGTAAAGTCTCCCAAAACTCTAGCTATGAACCACTAGATAATTGTAATTATTCACTTCCTTAAGCCATCATTCAGGAGTCGGAGTTGAGCGATCGGAGATCGGTTGAGGTTAGTGCCTAGAGAAGGAATCACTAAGGTTTCTTCGAAACAAGAAGAATATAAATTCCTCAGGGGAGGACTAGACATAACTTGCCTAAACTTGAATTGGCGTGGAAAGAACGTCATGACATAACTAAAAAGTAATGATTTTAatcattactttttaaaaaaattccccAAATATCCATCAACgtcgatatttttattaaattaaaaaaaaaattattttaaatctttaataatttaattcaactttgtttatataaataatatattgattCTATTAAGTCCAAATCtttaagataaatataatgaaagaggaattaatagaaatatattggaaataaataaataaatcatttatgtGCCACACgcttaatcaattaaatatccttaataTTCATCGTGtcaacattttcatcaatattttaataaataataattcaagaaaaattcaaCGCCATTCTTTAAATAGAATTAACATTAGTTATATaagttaatatataaatatcgaTGAAATATGAATGTATCAACAAAAGTATTGTGGTTTGAATATAAATTCGAACgtgaattaaatttataggTATATTTATGCGTATATAATTGATTataatattctaattaatCGAGATATGATAAAGTTAACTAACTTAGATTAAAGATAACTATTTAACTTGGCGGAGATTTGCCTCGAACCCGGTAGAAATTttgggagaaagaaagaggagagtCTTGTCCATTGGCTAAACAGGCTTAAACAAACAATTAAATCCCTCggtagcagatgcgttttaaaatcgagaagctgacgacgatacgtaatgggtgaAAGCggagacaatatttgttagctcTAAGCTTAGGCTGTTATAATATTCTTCATCCCGACCCTGTTTTGGGAAGATGAAGATTGAGATAGTCAACCCCGATCCGGTGACATGTCAAACTTAGACGAGAAGGTTGCCATAGCTACATCCATAACTTGTTTATTAATCTTTGAAGTGTGAATCCTTACCCATAATTGCAGCAATATTATATTCTCAAAAGAATTGGGAACTTATTTTAATGAATCATCAACACattaaccaaaatttcaaaagctaGTCGGTGAAGTTGAGCTCACAAAGTccacaaaacaacaaaaagaatcgCAAATCAGCTATCATTTTGTCATCCAAGAGTGACCCATTACTTGTTCTCCcgttttttttaacaataaaggTTGAAAAAGGCTCTCCATGTCGATTTCCTTTCTGGGTTTCGACGGATTCAAGGTTTTCGACATTATTAAGgttctttcccctttttctgAAAATGGGTTCTTGTTGATTCTCCATTGTTGTGGGACTGTTCTTTTGTTATTGCTTTTGATGGGTTGtggagaaaattagggttcgtGAATTGACCCTGTTTGTGCTTGTTTTTGCAGTTCAGAGAAGCTTAGTTTTGGAGAAGAAGGAGCTTGTTGAATGGAGAGATCATCTATGGTGGTTTTTTCTGAGATGGTAAGAGGATTTGATGAACTGAATGCTACTTTGGAACTTGTTTGTGTGTGGTTATGTAAAATCTGTTTAAGAATATGTGAGATTGCAAGTCTGTTGGAgcggggaacaaaacattcattataagggtgttatCTCCCTAcgagacgtgttttaaagactttgagaggaagctcgaaaggaaaagggcaaagaggacaatatttgctagcggtgggcttgagctggtacgaatggtatcatagtcagGCACCGagtgatgtgccagtgaggacgctggcccctagggggtggattgtgagatcccacatcggttggagagaaaaatagaGCATTTCTTACGAGGGTGTGGAAAtatctccctagcaaatgaGTTTTAAAGACTTTGAGAAGAACCCTGAaggggaaagtccaaagaggacaatatcggttaatggtgggcttgggctgttacaaatggtatcagagccaaacaccgagcaatgtgctagtgaggacgctgggccccgaaggagggtggattgtgagatctcacattggttggagagaggaacaaagtattccttaCAAGGacgtggaaacatctccctaacacacgcgttttaaagaccttgaggggaagtccaaagaggacaatatctgtaaacggtgggcttgggctattacaaatgctATTAgagccagcgaggacgttgagtctccaaggggagtggattgtgagatcccacatcggaaggagaacaaaacatttttgataagagtgtggaaacatctccctaacagacgcgttttaaaaaccttgaggggaagcccatagaggacaatatttgtaagcggtgggcttgagatattacaaatggtatcagaaccaaacaccgagcgatgtgccagcaaggacgttgagtccctaaggggggtggattgtgagatcccacatcggttggggaggagaacaaaacattctctaagggtgtggaaacttctccctagcaggcGTGTTTTAAAGACCtcaaggggaagcccgaaatgaaaagcccaaagaggattatatctgatagcggtgggcttggaggCTTGAGTAAGAATTCCTATGTTCGAATCTGATTATGTCTTGTTCCTATGTCCTTTGGAGGCTTGAGTAAGAATTCCTATGTTCGAATCTGGTTATGTCTTGTTCCTATGTCCTATGGTCGAATCTGGTTATGTCTGGTTCCTATCTTCGAATCTTGTTGTCTTGTTCCTATGTCCTATGTTCGAATCTGGTTATGTCTTGTTCCTATGTTCGAATCTTGTACTAATTAGGGACGTGTTAAGGACGTGCATACCTTAAACCAACTCGAATTTTTCGATAGTGTTGTTCTTGAAAACGTTTGATTAGGAAAGGAAATGAGACATTGATGAAGTCTATATCCATTTTAGGGAATGGAGGACAATGGCTTTGTCAATCAGTGGCAGAAGAGCTCAATAGATGAGCTTGGCGTCCCATTAGCAGCAGCTTTTGGGGAGGATTTGCAGCATTCTTATGCTCAGTCAAACATCGATCAGAAGGCTTCTTTAAACCGTTCTCACAACGCCATACTCGGGTATGTGAAACAGCTCAAGAGTGATGGATGGAGTTCGTATCAAACGAATAATCATTCGTCAAACTCACCAGTCGTTTCGTATCCGACCGCGTCTGTTTCGGCTTCCAACTACACGAACCAAATGGACTTCACGAGGCCAAAAGAGGAGGTCGTGTGTCCTCGGAGTATTAGCAACCTCCCTTCTGATATGTTGGTTTCTCAGGACACATTACGCCACACGAGCCATGGAACGAAAAGTACCTCTACAAACAGTAGAATCCCACAGGCTCAAGATCATATTCTTGCAGAGCGGAAACGTCGAGAGAAGCTTAACCAGCGGTTTATCGCTTTGTCTGCTATAGTTCCCGATCTAAAGAAGGTAACGATTCTTATTTCTTTCCGTTACTGTTCTTTTAGTTTTCGAGTTTTTTGCATCGAAAGTTGATCcgttaaatgaaaagaaactttTGAACTCGGTTTTTTCCTTTGCTGCTGATAGATGGACAAGGCTTCAGTTCTTGGAGATGCCATTAAGTACCTGAAACAGCTCCAAGAGAGAGTGAAGATACTGGAGGAACAAACCCGCAGGAAAGACATCGAATCCGTGGTATTCATCAACACATCAAACGAGGACGACGACCCACTTCCCGAGATCGAAGCAAGATTATGCGACAAAAACGTCCACAGTTGCTGAAATTGAAAAGTTGCACCTTACAATAGTGAACAGCAGTGTAATGTCATTTGGGAGTCTTGCTCTCGACATAACCATTATCGCTCAGGTAAAAAACTACCCCGACCAACTATGTCGATATCTTGATATCGATATTTTGATCTGTCTACGTGCAAGCACGGGGCTGTTTCTTGAAACGGTTCACCTTTTTGCAGATGGATAACGAGTTCTGTTTGACGTTAAAGGACCTCGTGAAAAAGTTGCAGTCGACTTTGCGCTCGTTCGAATGAGAACGAACCGGCTGTTTCTTTCTTAAGGTGTTATGCTTACAGGGCTGTGACGTTGCATCAAATTTGGACCAATAACCTTGAAGGAGACCAGTTGGGAGATTCACATTTGAggttggttttttgttttgtgtttggtTTTTGCATGAGAAATCATGTTCTGTCAGTCACCTACCTGTGTTCATTAGAAGTGTTCATCTCACAGCTTGTTTGGAGGGTTTTTTCCCATTGGTTTTTTAAGTTTGGTGGTCAGAACAGGCCTTTGTTTAAGTCAGTGACTTTGGTTTGTTTGGAAGTGATGAAATAGTTAAAAACTTCGCTTTtttgttacaaatttagtctctGAACGATCGAAGGGATTCACCGGTCCTTTGTGAATCTGTCCTACGAGCGATGGTATAAGAAGAATTTTAATCCTAGAAACCACGGGAAAGAACGAAATAAAGAACAAACTTGTACTTTTATTAAGGGACAAATCCATCGAACTTTGTTATGAAGTTCTAGGTCTTATTGCTCTATGCATTGTCTCCTTCTAATGATGCACGAGAGTTTGTCTTCCTTCCCTTTCTCTCTATCGTCCTTCGTCCATGTAATAATTCAAGCCCActattagtaaatattgtccactttagcccgttaGGTAtgaccgtcagcctcacagtttttaacatgtcttctagggagaggttttcatactcttataaagaatgttttgttcctctcttcgATTGAGGTGGGATGTTGCACTTCATTTAGTAGGTCATCTTGAAATGGTAAGTGGAGGGATCAAATAGACACAGAAGTATATTAGATAATAGGAGGTGGTACGGGTGTAAAGACACAATTGATCTAAAGCTCGAACATCATCACTGTATGGAGAAGCACATGTTGTGACACTCACACTTGAGGGTGATTAGTTGTCGTAGAGAACTTTGAATAACATTTAACTACTTACTAGCAATTATGGTAGAATCGATAGGTCGTTATCATTTTGACGTTTTAacctttaaaatattgaattataccctaatgtaataaaaaaaaattcaattatctTGAGTTgatgtatttcattaatatcttattaaaattatttggaaatattttgagaaataaaaattacatactttttaaatagatattttgataaatataaaaacatcaaagcggtgtcgtggtgtagttggttatcacgttaGTCTAACACACTGAAGGTCTCCGGTTCGAGTCCGGGCGAcgccattttttaaaatttaatataaattttgtttcaaatttatatttaatagttaattaaaataaaatataagattttcaacaaattggtgtcgtggtgtagttggttatcacgtcagTCTAACACACTGAAGGTCTCCGGTTCGAATCCGGGCGACgccattttgtttttccatAGTTTGACATTCAAACGATGTCGTTTCGTTGGTAACCACACAAGCCGATATACTCGGCTTCGTTTCGAATCCGGGCGACAACCTGTTTagttatcttttttttttcatttataatttttgggTTTAAACCTTTAAACAGATAAATTCTGTAAAATATCTCAATTAGATatttctacaaaaaaaaaaaaaaaaaaaaaaaaaaaaaaaaaaaaaaaaaaaaaaaaaaaaaaaaaNAAAGTTCAAAATTGTTCATGATTGGAATATTAAACAAGATCACATATTTACTAGCGGGGAGATAGGTCCGATataaaatactcataaatttttaaaattaacttaatactctcattattaaaaaaaaaaaaaaaaaaaaaaattNCATATATGAATGGAAAGTATGcgtctttttatttaatctctaaaatttttaccattttcttttaaatatctttattattataagaaataagGAATTAGCGAGTCATAGGTTCAAGCATAGGAGAACGAGAAAatcgaaaaacaaaataatctaTGTGAAagtcatgaatattttttaaatgcaaGACTAGCGTTTCGTCTATATaccaacaataaaaatatttctgaattttaattttttttccgaaAGTTtctaagtattttttaaaaaacttttaaaaatttaaaaatatttttgaaacaaaatcacCTTAATTTTCCTACTACTATGAGActttttgattaaaaatttacgattctattaaatacaattaaaataaagttccATTCGacgtcaaatatttatttatatttgatttattattattttcaataagtTTGAATATGACATTGAGATTGCTTCACAATTATACAGTCATatgtaagatttttttttttttttaatatataaagaGCGTTGGTATGTTTCTTAGTATCTAAGACGTTCACGTCATCTTTATTCATCCACGAACATTTgtctttttaaatatcttacaAACTTATTTCAAGTAACTCAGAACATAAGATTTgctaacaaataaattaattttatagaatGAATTTCAGTCactaatttaaactattttcattaatattttcttacaATTAGTTGggaatattttgttataaaataaatattatctttttgcAATACTAAATATGCGACTACTAAAACGGtgtcgtggtgtagttggttatcacgtcagTCTAACACACTGAAGGTCTCCGGTTCAAGTCCGGGCGACgccattttaatttattttattcatatgtaattttatttttaaacttaaaagaaatgcAATTTTCACCAACGGtgtcgtggtgtagttggttatcacgttaGTCTAACACACTGAAGGTCTCCGGTTCGAGTCCGGGCGAcgccattttttaaaatttaatataaattttgtttcaaatttatatttaatagttaattaaaataaaatataagattttcaacaaattggtgtcgtggtgtagttggttatcNCGGGCGACgccattttaatttattttattcatatgtaattttatttttaaacttaaaagaaatgcAATTTTCACCAACGGtgtcgtggtgtagttggttatcacgtcagTCTAACACACTGAAGGTCTCCGGTTCGAGTCCGGGCGACgccaatttttatttctctattttatttatttataatttttgtttcagatttcaattaaaaaaatacaaaatcatttgaaatttttttctagaaaatctatttttaaaaaacactttttaacAAGGAATACTAATAATTTGAGATCATTTGgtaattattatattcatgAAACAATGCAACCTATATAAATTCACTTGGTAATTATTATGTGAACGGAACGGAAGCCAAcctaaataaattcataattcaatcCAAGTTGTGACACCCAAGTCAAGAAGGGATACGTGAATGAACTGAAATCACGTTCGAATTCGAGCGATCCTAAGAAtatgatgactaagaaagattTAAAGGAAATGAATGAAAGCTACTACCTATATCAACAAGGTGTACTTTCTTTTTCggtagctcaatcataggaactttATAAACGTGCTTTATTTAGAGTAATTCCATGTTTGGGTGACCTATGCATTTCTTGGGActgatgcatgtgagtgaagacaaaacattttagaagaactcgtgttggtctgtaGGGGTAGTCTTCATTCTTAAGAAACGAAGAGCATGAACATGTTTGACATACCATCacaccgatgtgagatcttacatttcAAGATAACTCAGCCCCTCGGATCAATCAACACCATTTAGCTGACGTGGCGAGGACATCCACCACattgtcctatttgagctAACCTTATACTAATTAGGAATGATCCAATAAAGACAAGGATGGTTAGGTCTCATCTAGTTATAGCAACTATCCAACTCTAATAATTGTTGAAACTATGACCATACCACCAACTTTATCAACCATATAACTCAATTTATACACGACTATATCATAAAAGATGATTGCTTAGGTTGAAAGTTAGATCTCTTCATAACGCTCATTTTCAAAGTTATTTGAGCTAATCTTATACTAATTACGATTCACTCCTCTAGGGTTTTCATATTGATCCAACACGTGTCAGAGAAGATTTGAGTAAGGTACACAGTTCTATTATATCCAGATCGACATGACTTCGACTTGGTACAAACTTAAACATCAGAGCGTATTGGGCAAAACACTATACATGTACGACTCATTTTCAAAGTTATTTGAGCTAACTTTATACTAATTAGGACTCACTTTTCTAGGGTTTTCATATCGATCCAACACGTGTCAGAGATGATTTGAGTAAATAAGGTACACAGTCCTATTGTGTCCAGGTCAACATGACTCCAACTTCAACTTGGTACGAGCAAAACACTATACAGGTACGAGATTCTGTCCTACAAGTTCATTCAGGTAAATAACGAGTAGAACGCTCGATCAAAACCACGTGTCAtcgataattttaatttttatacgCCTCGAAACCCGACTCGAATAAACAAACATCATGGGGTATGAAAAATAGATGAAttgtattataaaaatgtgaattgatgaaataattactttttttttttttctgacaCCTTTGACTAAAATCAGAGCATGAAGTTGACTGATGTAAACAGAATCTTGTtctttaagaaaaaacaaaccttAACACTCTCACTGACACTTGGATTGTCGGTGCCGAAtcccaaataataataataataataataatcaatttttgttttaaaaattttaattttaaacgtggtattttattttaaaaatattttttaattttaaaaaatttcaataatatttttaaattaagaaatacttttattgctagttttttttttttttaaatttataaaataagaaacactcatgtttatttatttattatttctgtACAATGAGATGATTTTTAGTCATAATTAttcgaaataaaaaatttagcgATAATTTGTGTGCAATGCATTTCATGTTATGAATAGGTGCGgtcgaaaaaaattaattttatttgataaattaattttaaaataagttatttatttatttctttttcataaattcatgattttgaaggaaaataattaattggtatattattactaaaatattttaaaaataaagagtcacaaaatttaatgaaaaagcaaaaaagtCAATATAGTTTGAATTAAGTCAAAGAGGTTGTTGGGCCATGGCCCACCTTTGTCCAAAAATATTtgaccttttatttatttatttagattatttattaataattttaattttgaaatttgccttttcgtttttttttttaaaatctatttaggaataaattataaattttattgctTAAATTTTAccctaatttataatttttttaaaaatatatattcctaacgagaaaatttttaatctatagATGTGTTTAAAGCGAACAGATGAAAGTTCCTTAGATTTTGATACTTTAGAAGGTTACtgtgattaaaatttttaatctttacaTAATTAAATCTAAGCGGTAtcaattatcaatttttatactgtccatttttattctaataacTTAAGCTcgttgctagtagatattgtctgttttgatcGGTTACGTATTGCTatcagtctcatggttttaaaacacatttgctagggaaagtttccacactctgataagaaatgtttcgtccCCTGACATGAGATCTTACATTtatattatacatatatatagcGGATGAATCATTCAACAcaatagtttattttaaagttaattaatgaaatcTCTGCCAACATGAATATAACTTAGTGATCTCGAATTTCTATCAAAATTCCTGTCGGAAcgaataagattaaaaaaaaattacatatatataaggttacaatccaactcaagtagaatttttaaaaataattttaaaaaaaaaaaactcagcaGCTCAACCAAACCTGAAACATATAGGGTTGGATCGGGTCAGGTCGTGATTCgtgaactctattcgagtTATTCAAGTTATCAACTCAACAAACCTAAAATCTCGAGTTGGTCAAAACGATTTTTCCCATTCCAATCCAATCTAACCCAATCGTTATTTATCCCtaaattttgcaaaaaaatatttagcaTCTCCtttgtaaattttgaaaacatattcatataatgtattttcttaattgaaaagtattattatttaaccaatCTCGATGATATGAAGCAatagacatcaatcatacaaaatacttcaatgaagatgtgaagaaaatgctgttgaaattatcaaaagatatttcaattcatgccaccttgaagaagaatgaaacttcattgttataaatttttggttgattataatttagagttattacATTTCTCTGACGTAAggtcaaaagtttcattttgacattatttaaagccatgtatgttgcaTTCGTAACTAGACAtagaaaatgtagtaaaatgAACATTTGTCCTTTCCTGTCCCAAACGACTAAAATTTTTACATTCTACGTAGTTTAGGTTACAactagaatcattcaagcttgataTAATCGATCTTGattgtgaagtgattcgaatctcaaacaagtgttcttgtcttgagatattcgatcaacaaagtAATATGAATCTTACTGTTGCAGTGATTTACATATCACtcgataataaataattttgagggactaaaattaaaatagaacgatattttaattaataaaatatcaaaaaaaatgtcaagaaAGGTGGCTATAAAATTCCATTTTATGAGTCGAAAAGAGGCGAGTGATTGAATTCCAAGTACCACTTGAGAAGCCACATCCCTtctcacattttcttttattcatacCAATAGTCTtctcacattttcttttattcatacCAATAGTCTTTGCTTGTCAGTGTTAcccattttaataatttggaGCTATAATattcctcaaattttttttttaaaaaatatatattataaattttacgTTAATATCCCGAACTTTTAGAGTTCTATCGCTTATAAAGACATTGGGCGAGAAAGAAGGAGCCTTCCCTATCCCGGGATCAGCGCtaaattttttcctttattttcataCGATCAAGTTATTTATAGAGaagttatattaaaaaaatatttaaaaaatttaataaattcaataacgtttcattagaaaaaatatataatataatgttacaCTAACGtagtttttaataattcaaatttcaatattagaATATAGTTAATaactcttaaaaatatatttaaagtgaGACGTGGAATACAATCTTTGCCCCCAATGACCCAACTCGATTTTAGAGAAAAATCTCTCAATCGCTTTCTCCCTATTAAATTGACATTTCTATCTGCAAATGCTAAAAGTCAGGGATTACAATGGGTCCACCTGTCCCTAAAACTTTTGTTGTATTTGTTAATATTAACTCGTAGGGTTTAATCATTTCAAGGATTTTGTCTTACAGGATTACAAATAGATATTTAATGTATTGACTCGAAGTAATGGTCTTAAGTTGTGATGTCGTTGTTAGCCGTACATGAATGTCTTGTcttaacctgaaatagaagtaacacgtggcttgagtatttaaagaaatactccgTAAGTGACCtgactattggggttaaatgcaagaacatgcgaatgcaatgaggggacctatcataacagtctattttcctacggtactATCTTAACAGGTAACTTGGATGTgtcatatactctacacacatcCCATACGTGTGAGCATGAACTCACccgtcagttcgcacaccgttttatcatataattcacctattaacatataaatattatgTCATAAGCATATTGAtccataaacaattcacatatatcaatatatatgacatgtTCATAACTACGGAGTActtgtcaacatcaaatataatcatgtcGACAATAACGTCACTCACCTGATTAACTTCGGTtagtgtcaccaatttatcctgaagaaagttcgattttattctttgtatccaagtcaacctatatgaaccatgacatcaatttcaatgtcaattctctaaattttagaatcGCCCATAAGTTAGACTACATATGAGCATTAACATCTTTGCATgagtcaaatatttatatatgtttttataatttaacttatcATCATTGGTGATATTACCAAGTATTTTGGTAATATATACTCAAATGGGTCAGTAATGTAcaaactaatttaataaagtGCTTGAATCTTGActatattctaataaattttatattgaattttgGAAGAATGATATGGGAAAACGTACCTCAAATCCACTCTCTGTTTTTGTGTTCCCTTCAACAAAATTGTTCCCAATACGTTCAAGGAAGCTTCTTCACAGTTTGCGTCTCCCAATTCTCTTTCTCCACCGGCTTCCTTTCTGTGAACATGATCCTCAATTTTCCACGGccttttctcttcaatttcttctctctcccatTTTCCGCCTTCCTCTTACTCTCCCATGTCTAATTCACTCAACCCTCCACCACTTCCCGCCGGCAAACACTCCGGCCGCCCCCCTTCTCTGGTGGGTCTCCGCcacttcctcctcctccttctcctcctcctctgttcactttctctctcccatGGCGATGAACTTCAG
Protein-coding sequences here:
- the LOC111776306 gene encoding ERAD-associated E3 ubiquitin-protein ligase HRD1-like; the encoded protein is MEHQISRYESLVVEVLTDLPTPSRIPKHPSRIEHIGLIFTLRRRRSHFEVSENGERRLIQQRETLKIPLCDNQFRAEIFNRDDDSLFHSLSCSFQNFKPEIDAEPVADALIERWIEIRDEANSRSSDRVFPMTVNLTIWHIVARYEIGVGSGGDGCGMVPACGGAVAKMLRRLKREDEVDGICVICLDELKNKKKKNGRFTLQMPCLHVFHGNCIEDWLKNSHYCPICRFEVPIQ